One Candidatus Zixiibacteriota bacterium genomic window, CAGCGCTCGATCTTGATCTTCTCCGGGATCTGTTTAGCTAGTTTGGCTGCGGCGGTGTCCTCTTCTGCAGAAAACGTGAAGACGCCGAGGCGGTCAAAACGGCGCTCGGTCACGAAATCACACAACTCCTCGAATTGCGCGTCGGTCTCGCCCGGAAATCCCACCATGAAACTCACTCGCACGGTTGCGTCTGGGGCCTTTTTCTCAATATCCGTCAAGAGACGTTCGATAGTGCGGCGATTGGACTCGCGCTTCATCCGCCGAAGCACCGGAGTGCTCACATGTTGCAGCGGGAGATCGAAATAATCTAACGTCTTGGTTCCGTCGGCCATGTAATCGACCAGCTCCCGGTCGGTGCGCGCCGGATGCAGGTAGAGCAGGCGAATCCAGGCAATACCGTCGACAGATTCAAGAGCCCCCAGCAGATCCACCAGCCGAGGTTTGCCGCCCAGATCGGATCCCCACAGAGTCGCTTCCTGTGATACGAGTATCAATTCCCGTTTGCCGTTGGTCGCCAGGAACCGGGCTTCGGTGACAATCGGTGCCAGCGGCCGGCTCCGGTACGGTCCGCGCATCTGGGGTATCGCGCAGTAGCTGCACAGGCGGTCGCACCCATCCGAGATTTTGATATAGGCGTACGGAAACGAATCGGTCAGAAAGCGGCTCGGCCAGTCGAGGTACGCCAGCTCGCGCACATCGTGGCGAACGACTTTGCGCGGTCGTCCGGAAACCGTTACCGCTTCCGCGATCGCCTCGACCTCACCCAGACCGAAGGCGCCGTCGAGTTCTCGCATCTGAGCGAGCATCTGATCGCCATACCGCTGGCTAAGGCAGCCGGAAGCATAAATCGTCTTGAGCCGACCCTGCTTCTTGAGCTGCGCCAGATCGAGTATGGCGTCGATCGATTCTTCCTTGGCGTCGTTGATGAATCCGCAGGTGTTTACCACTATAGTATCCGCCAGATTCGGAGCGCTCACCGGCGTATGTCCGGCGTCGACCAGTCGCGCGGCGATATAATCGGCGTCAACGTCGTTCTTGGGACACCCCAGCTTATGGATGAAGAACTTCACGGCCGTTTCTACTGCAGGTTGATAACCTGGGCTGAATCGGGAAAGCGAGGCATAAAAGTGCTCCCGTCGCAGCGATCGAGATACTCAACGCCTGTGAAGACAATGCGATTCAGGTCGTCGTTTATGTCGTAATACTCGAGCCGTTCCAGGCGCGGTTTTTTGCCCGTCAGGACAACGATCATCGAATCCGGAAGGTTGGAGGCACTCGAGTCGCGCCGCGCCAGGTAGTACTCCCGGTCGGGGGTGCGCTCAGAAGCTGAATAATAGTCGTCTAACCGGGTAACAAATGACACGGTTTCGTGAGATGAAGCGTTATCGGATACAACTTCGACCGTCACTTGGTTTTCCTGTCCGGAATAGCTATACAGTTTGTCTGCTGTCTTCAGGTACTGGTCGCTGCCAACTCTGATGAAATACCGCCCGTCGGCGGCGATCAACGCCATACCCTCAGTAGTATCCACCGATTCGAACACCTGCGATTCGATAATCGACAGGAACTCAAAGCGACAACAGGCCGCACGGATCATATTTGCCTTGACCTGCTCAAACGGGTCGCCCGGTTCCTGGGCAGCCGCTGATAAAGCAGTAGCAAGCACCAGGGGTATAATTGATCTTATCATCGGAGATTATACGTCGCCGCGAGAAGATAAGTTCAGGACGAACGGTCGGCCGGCTCGCCGGGCGAGCCGGAGAACATGGCGTCGACATACGCCTGATCCACGATTACATCACGCGCCTTGGAACCGTCGAACGGCGAAACCACGCCCGCCTGCTCCAGCTTATCGATCAGCCGCGCCGCTCGTTGGTAGCCGATTCCAAGCCTCCGCTGCAACAGCGAGACTGATCCCTGCTTGTGTCTGATAACCACCTCGCAGGCCTCGCGGAACAGCGGATCACCTAAATCGACCTCCGCCTCGGCGTTGTCACCGGTCGCCTGGGAGATGCCCTCGAGAGCCATCATCTGGAGTCCCTGCTCCTTGATGAATTCGACTATTTTGTCGGTTTCCTCGCTGGAGATGTAAGCACCATGAAGACGGGTTGGTTCCGGGTGGCCGGTGCTCAGGAACAGCATATCCCCTGAGCCGAGCAGCTTTTCCGCGCCGTTGGCGTCTATAATGGTCCGCGAATCGACCTTGCTGGCCACCTGAAACGCAATTCGCGCCGGGAAATTCGCCTTGATCAGACCGGTGATTACGTCCACCGATGGCCGCTGGGTGGCCAGGACCAGGTGGATGCCGACCGCACGGGCCATCTGAGCCAGACGGGTTATCAGGGTCTCCACCTTGGATGATGTGGCCGCCATCATCAAATCGGCCAGCTCATCCACACACACCACTATGTACGGGAGCTTTTCCTCCTCTTTGGACTGGCGGCGGTTGTAGTCCTCGATATTGCGCACGCCGCCTTCGGCCAGGCGGCGATATCGTTTTTCCATCTCGACCACGATGTCCGCCAGTACCTGCTCGGCTCGTTTCGGACTGGTAATCACGGGGCGTCCGAGGTGCGGTATGTTGGCGTAGACTGAGAGTTCGAGCATCTTGGGGTCGATAAACACGAAACGAATATGCAGCGGGTGGAGCTTGTAAATGAGCGACGTAATCAGCGTATTCATGCAGACCGACTTGCCCGAGCCGGTAGCCCCCGCGATCAGCAAGTGCGGCATCCTGGCCAGGTCGGTCACGAACGGCTTGCCGTTAATGGTTTTGCCGAGCGCCAGCGGCAGGCGAAGGCGATTATCGTGATACTCCTCGGTGCTGAGCAGTTCCTTTAGATAAACAGACTGCGTGTGGCGGTTCGGAATCTCCACACCGACCGCCGCCTTGCCGGGAATGGGGGCGACAATCCTGATGCGCTTCGCCTTTAGCGCGAGCGCGAGATCATCGGCCAGACTCACTATGCGATTGACTTTGACCCCTGCACCCGGTTTGAATTCAAACCGTGTGATGATCGGACCGGGGCTGGAAGTGATTGCTCCCTCGATTGATATCTGAAAAGTCTCAAGCGTTTCCTTAAGCATTCGCGCGGTCATCTGGAGTTCGTCGTCGCTGACCGTAACGGAACTCTCCGGCGGGTCGTTGAGGAGATCAAGGCCGGGGTATTCGTACTTCATCGACTCGATATGAATTTTCTCCGCAGGCCGTTTCAGTGTGGTGCGCCTTCGACCGGTGTGCATTTCGCCCGATTTGTCAGTCAACTCACCGGCTTCACTTTCCACCATCTCGTCTTCAGGGAGGTCAAGGTCGCTCGGAATCGATTCCGCGTGCTCTTCATCCTCATTCCGTCCTTCCGTGTCCTCCGTGACTGCACCGCCGGAGAGCCAGTCGAACGAAAAGAACCGTTTGATCGCCGCCCATGCTGAAATGCCGAGGTGGCGAATCCAGCCCGGTTGGGAATCGCTTTGTCCCCACCTTAACAGGTGGTGCACGGACGTAAAGGTCAGCAGCAACACCACGATCAGACCGCCGCAGACGACATAAGTTCCGGCGGTTCCCAGCACCTTAAGGCAGACGGCGGTTAGCTTGACCAGTGCATAACCGCCGATCGCGCCGCTCTCCATGCCCAAGAGCGGTGTGGACAGATGCGAGACGTTGTATACAACGGTGCCCAGAACAGCGACCAGGAACGAGACCAGCCCGGTGAGGCGCATATATGCCGCCGGTTCTGTTGAAAACAGACGTAAGGACAGCAGAAACAAACCGAGCGGTATGAAAAACGACAGCCACCCCAGTACGACCATCAGCGCATAGGACAGATATGCTCCCAGCATACCCCCCTGGTTGCGGTACTGTATTTCAAAGGGATCGAGAAAGCGGTCGAGTTCTCCCTTGATGCGGGCATCATCGACACTACTGTGGGTAGCCAGCGCTACGAGGATAAGTACGGCGGCGATAAACACCAGTCCGCCGGTCAAGCGGCGCCACCGATTCGACAAACTCTGGCTTTTGCGCTTGCCCATAGGTTGATCTGAGGTAAAAAAGGAGGCAGGCCAGTACAACCTGCCTCCTGCCATTCAGGACGATATCGTTACTTCCGCACTGCCTCCTTGAGGTTTTTGCCGGCTCTGAAAACCGGCACCCGGGTGGCCGGAATGCTGATGGCCGCGCCGGTTTGCGGGTTCCTGCCGGTGCGGGCCTTGCGGTTCGAAATGGCAAAGGTACCGAATCCGGAGAAGCTGACCTTGGTGCCCTTCTTTAGACTCCGCGTCACGTTCTCCATGAACGCCTCCAGGGCCTGGGTCGCCTGCTTCCGGGTAATACCGGATGTCTCAGCCATGATGGCGATCATTTCATCCTTGGTCATGGCTACTTCCTTTCTTTGAGTGAGGGTGTGACCTGTTTAATCTTCAACTGGGGTTCAAAAACCGGAGGTAGAGTGAACCTGTCAACAACAAAACAAGCCGGAAACCCGCACCAATTGGGGAAATTTGCTTTATAGACTGTAGATTTGTGTACTCCGTGCGCCGCGGACGTCCTCGTCAGCCCGTTTATCGAAGAAGGCTCTGGAAGCCGTAGACCGGGAGGTTTGCCGCCCGCGATTCAGGAGATATTAGTTGGGATGGCACTACCGCATGCCCTGGAAATAGGAGCTGCTGAGCGTGCTCTGGGAGTTGTCGATTTTGACAGCGGGCAGCGCGGTAACATACAGCATGAAACCCCACCCGCGGAGCGAACCGGTTGGAACCCAATGAAATGTCCCGGTCCAGCAGTGCAGCGTCTTAACTATGCTCACCTGGTTGGCGATTGTCTTCTTCGCTGCGAAGTCGTAATACTCGGAGTAGTCGATTTGGGTGGTCGGAGTCAGACTGAACAGAAGGGCCAAACGAATCGAGCTCGACTTCCGGAATATACCGCTGAATTTGCCGGTTTCGCTGTAGCTATATGTCGCAGAAAGATCCCATCCCCGCCCGCCGGCAGAACCTGATCGCGGCCCTGAGAAGCCTAATCTCCGAGCAGAATCGGCTACGAGCGGCGATGCCGCCTGCGCGTCGTCGAACAAGAAGCGCTGCCCCCTCAGGCTGAGGGTGGCGTTGGCGTTCACGCTCATCAGACGCGGATGCCAGAAATCAAGTTCGTTTCCAGTCGGGGTTTTGTAAAGCGAATGGGACAGATCAACGGTAAGCCGGATGTTCTTCAGCAGGTTCGACCGGAGACTGGTTGACAGGGGCGAGTACTTGCGACCGATTCCCTCAAAATCGTAACTGAACGAATGGGTCACCGAGACCAGCTCGTAGTTTCGCTCCCCGGCATCAGCCCTGATCTTTGCCTGGTAGACATGGTTCAGGCTCAGACCAACGGATTCGCTCTTAGAGGTAGACCTTGCTGATGCCCCCGCATATGCGGCAGCAACCGGGTGACGGTCGCTCTTGGGTGCAAAGCGATAGGTAACCTCGGGGGTGATCACCTGCCTCAGACCGGTCACACCGAACAGACCGGGGTGAACGGTTCCGTAGAGTTTGGTCGAAAACGATGCACCTACGTCGTACCGATACATGCGATATGTGGTGGAAGCGTCGATACCGGCCACGTCTGACTGGTCGGTGCGATGTATCTTCACCCAATTCTCGGAGTAGTTCAGATTCGGATTAAGAATAAAGTACTTGGCTATGGTTAGAGGAAAACTCACCGTTACTGAATGATCCGCGCGGCTGAACTTTTTTCGGCTGCGGTAGGACAGCGTGTCCTGAATGCGGGTGACAACAGTCGAGTCGACATAGGTCGTATCGACTAAGCCGGTGATGGTATCTGTCGTGATGACCGTATCGGTAACAATCGTAGTGTCAGAGAATTCGGCGCCCAGGGAATCGCGCGTGATCCGGCTCGAGAAGTTCTCGAATCTGGGGCGATAGGTAATAATCAGCTCGTTGTACCAGCGGCGCGACGGCTTCCCCTCCTCGTCGAGCCCGCCGCTGCCAAACGGGCGAACCGGCGGCAGAGTAACGCTGAGCGACGGCAGGCGATCGGTGCGCGACTCCTTATCGAGTTGATCATCGTGCGACACCGTCCCCGACATCGAGACGCTCTTCCCGAAGCGCTTGGTGAAGTTGACCTGCGAGCGGACGACCCGATTCAGCCGCTCCTGGAGGTTGGTTGAGTAGTCGTTGTAGTAAGTCGGGTCGGAGCGGATATCGCCGGTAGCGCTTACTTTGAACGACGGGGTGATTTCGTGGTTATGGGTGGCCTTTAGTGTCCAACGGCTCTTGCGAAACTCGCGTACGTTGCGGGAATCGTACGATGTTTCCCGCCCCCAGTTGCCAGCGACGGAACCG contains:
- the rimO gene encoding 30S ribosomal protein S12 methylthiotransferase RimO, which codes for MKFFIHKLGCPKNDVDADYIAARLVDAGHTPVSAPNLADTIVVNTCGFINDAKEESIDAILDLAQLKKQGRLKTIYASGCLSQRYGDQMLAQMRELDGAFGLGEVEAIAEAVTVSGRPRKVVRHDVRELAYLDWPSRFLTDSFPYAYIKISDGCDRLCSYCAIPQMRGPYRSRPLAPIVTEARFLATNGKRELILVSQEATLWGSDLGGKPRLVDLLGALESVDGIAWIRLLYLHPARTDRELVDYMADGTKTLDYFDLPLQHVSTPVLRRMKRESNRRTIERLLTDIEKKAPDATVRVSFMVGFPGETDAQFEELCDFVTERRFDRLGVFTFSAEEDTAAAKLAKQIPEKIKIERCDHLMTLQQVIAFEKNNSLIGIETEVIIDTVESETRAEGRTSGDAPEIDQIVLVQGHDLRVGEICRVRIEHADGYDLTGTKVA
- a CDS encoding DNA translocase FtsK 4TM domain-containing protein, whose amino-acid sequence is MGKRKSQSLSNRWRRLTGGLVFIAAVLILVALATHSSVDDARIKGELDRFLDPFEIQYRNQGGMLGAYLSYALMVVLGWLSFFIPLGLFLLSLRLFSTEPAAYMRLTGLVSFLVAVLGTVVYNVSHLSTPLLGMESGAIGGYALVKLTAVCLKVLGTAGTYVVCGGLIVVLLLTFTSVHHLLRWGQSDSQPGWIRHLGISAWAAIKRFFSFDWLSGGAVTEDTEGRNEDEEHAESIPSDLDLPEDEMVESEAGELTDKSGEMHTGRRRTTLKRPAEKIHIESMKYEYPGLDLLNDPPESSVTVSDDELQMTARMLKETLETFQISIEGAITSSPGPIITRFEFKPGAGVKVNRIVSLADDLALALKAKRIRIVAPIPGKAAVGVEIPNRHTQSVYLKELLSTEEYHDNRLRLPLALGKTINGKPFVTDLARMPHLLIAGATGSGKSVCMNTLITSLIYKLHPLHIRFVFIDPKMLELSVYANIPHLGRPVITSPKRAEQVLADIVVEMEKRYRRLAEGGVRNIEDYNRRQSKEEEKLPYIVVCVDELADLMMAATSSKVETLITRLAQMARAVGIHLVLATQRPSVDVITGLIKANFPARIAFQVASKVDSRTIIDANGAEKLLGSGDMLFLSTGHPEPTRLHGAYISSEETDKIVEFIKEQGLQMMALEGISQATGDNAEAEVDLGDPLFREACEVVIRHKQGSVSLLQRRLGIGYQRAARLIDKLEQAGVVSPFDGSKARDVIVDQAYVDAMFSGSPGEPADRSS
- a CDS encoding HU family DNA-binding protein: MTKDEMIAIMAETSGITRKQATQALEAFMENVTRSLKKGTKVSFSGFGTFAISNRKARTGRNPQTGAAISIPATRVPVFRAGKNLKEAVRK